Proteins encoded together in one Ogataea parapolymorpha DL-1 chromosome III, whole genome shotgun sequence window:
- a CDS encoding putative secreted protein encodes MQLSKIVLASVLASLATAADEIVNQIGDGQVQVQTDETAAATAQTTAATAAATAATAAATTQAAAETPATSSAAATSAAVSAASAEQDTTVTALATETLTTCPESSAAAQSTPVGTSGTAGTAATSSEADQTLYVQTTLTTTVEGTQTVVTTYCPYSSTPAAVSSGTTPAATSVTAATTSSAPAKSSSKDSWNTIYTSSSSEDITYVDETTTPTSTVTNNHYSTTNEYVTTTSTYAGASSKAAVASSSSLSSNGTSSIENFEAGGAKLMVSSGAIGIAALALLF; translated from the coding sequence ATGCAATTGTCCAAGATTGTGCTCGCTTCCGTCCTTGCTTCCCTGGCCACCGCGGCcgacgagatcgtcaaCCAGATCGGCGACGGCCAGGTCCAGGTCCAGACTGATGAAACCGCTGCTGCGACGGCTCAAACAACTGCTGCTACCGCTGCTGCCACCGCCGCCACTGCCGCGGCTACTACCCAGGCCGCTGCTGAGACTCCAGCTACCTCGTCTGCAGCTGCCACCTCTGCCGCTGTTTCCGCTGCCTCCGCCGAGCAGGACACCACAGTCACCGCCCTGGCCACCGAAACCCTCACCACATGTCCAGAGAGCtctgcagctgctcaatCCACCCCAGTTGGTACTTCTGGCACTGCTGGCACTGCTGCCACCAGCTCCGAGGCAGACCAGACCCTGTACGTCCAGACCACCCTAACTACCACTGTCGAGGGCACTCAGACCGTTGTGACAACCTACTGTCCATACTCTTCTACCCCAGCTGCcgtttcttctggaacCACCCCAGCTGCCACCTCTGTCACCGCCGCTACCACGTCCTCTGCCCCagcaaaaagctcttcGAAAGATTCCTGGAACACAATCTAcacctcttcttcttccgaGGACATCACCTACGTGGACGAGACCACCACGCCAACTTCTACCGTGACAAACAACCACTACTCGACTACCAACGAGTACGTCACCACCACGTCCACCTATGCTGGTGCATCGTCCAAGGCTGCTGTTGCCTCGTCTTCTTCGCTGAGCTCGAACGGCACCTCCTCGATCGAAAACTTCGAGGCAGGTGGTGCCAAGCTGATGGTCAGCTCCGGAGCCATTGGCATTGCGGCCCTGGCATTACTTTTTTAA